A section of the Jannaschia sp. S6380 genome encodes:
- a CDS encoding putative PEP-binding protein, which translates to MLHMQNTKGRIMLDTPGFVEITPTADIDVARHGNRAKCLQRLIRMELPVPQTVALPFDTVRKIADGQMPDLATLIGLFDGEPQLLSVRSSSQASDWGGPGAVLNIGMNDDAHAWLFRSVGKAVADRIYLRFIRSFAIDVMRLDEEPFAEAETPARALQTYEDELDEPFPQAITDQLAAVLRSMARAWEGTSARLLRQAQGAPADAGLGLVVQRMAQGMGPGQSGAGVVQFIDPATGDPQVTGRYLGQAMGRDALRDRDHALYLTRDPRGPSLQDLLPEVYAELLDAGARCRRRLREEMQIEFTIDQGRLAILDAVRCPRETRASVAVATALARDGIIPRSEALLRVAPGALSHLLHRQIDPQAKRKVLARGIAASPGAAGGRIVFDSAAAQASLSRDEPCILVRRETSPDDVRGMHASDAVLTERGGSTSHAAVIARGLGLPCVTGAVGLKISFKKRRIFLPDGTSLREGDELTIDGSSGEVLAGIVPTHEPALDGAFGDLMAWSDAVRDIGVRANADTVADATLSRTFGVDGIGLCRTEHMFFDSGRLTVMREMIFAESAPDRAAALERLLPMQRDDFTELFRLMSGLPVCIRLLDPPLHEFLPQESHGIQALAEALDRPLSEVRSRIAAMQEYNPMLGMRGVRLGIALPEIYEMQARAIFEAAVAALASGHEITPEIMIPLVTARREVELVKRRIDAVATAVRQETGTEFEYRLGVMVETPRAALRAGEIAEMAAFLSFGTNDLTQMTYGLSRDDAGRFMSAYVNEGVYPEDPFGTLDVDGVGELLLLGASRGRTARPDVTLALCGEHGGNPESISFCRLAGFDYVSCSPFRVPVAKLAAAQATLLAQAQTEAGRGEVAD; encoded by the coding sequence ATGCTGCACATGCAAAATACGAAGGGCCGCATCATGCTCGACACTCCCGGCTTCGTCGAGATAACCCCGACCGCCGACATCGACGTCGCGCGGCATGGCAACCGCGCGAAATGCCTGCAGCGCCTGATCCGCATGGAACTGCCGGTTCCGCAGACCGTGGCCCTGCCCTTCGATACCGTGCGCAAGATCGCCGACGGGCAGATGCCCGACCTCGCCACGCTGATCGGCCTTTTCGACGGAGAGCCGCAGCTTCTGTCCGTTCGCTCCTCCTCGCAGGCCTCCGACTGGGGCGGGCCCGGTGCGGTCCTGAACATCGGGATGAACGACGACGCCCATGCCTGGCTTTTCCGCTCGGTCGGCAAGGCGGTCGCCGACCGGATCTACCTGCGGTTCATCCGCTCCTTCGCGATCGACGTGATGCGCCTGGACGAGGAGCCCTTCGCCGAGGCCGAGACGCCTGCCCGCGCCCTTCAAACCTACGAGGACGAGCTGGACGAACCCTTCCCGCAGGCCATCACGGATCAACTGGCCGCCGTCCTGCGATCCATGGCCCGCGCGTGGGAAGGCACGTCGGCGCGGCTGCTGCGGCAGGCGCAGGGCGCGCCGGCCGATGCCGGGCTGGGCCTCGTGGTACAGCGCATGGCGCAGGGAATGGGTCCGGGGCAGTCGGGGGCGGGCGTGGTGCAGTTCATCGACCCGGCCACCGGCGATCCGCAGGTCACGGGTCGCTATCTCGGCCAGGCCATGGGCCGCGACGCCCTGCGCGACCGCGACCATGCGCTCTACCTGACGCGCGATCCGCGCGGACCCTCGCTGCAGGACCTGCTGCCCGAGGTCTATGCCGAGCTGTTGGACGCGGGCGCACGTTGCCGCCGCCGCCTGCGCGAGGAAATGCAAATCGAGTTCACCATCGATCAGGGACGCCTCGCCATCCTCGACGCGGTGCGATGCCCGCGTGAGACGCGCGCCTCGGTCGCGGTGGCCACGGCCCTGGCGCGCGACGGGATCATCCCGCGATCGGAGGCGCTGTTGCGTGTGGCGCCCGGCGCGCTTTCGCATCTGCTGCACCGGCAGATCGACCCGCAAGCCAAGCGCAAGGTCTTGGCCCGCGGCATCGCCGCCTCGCCAGGCGCGGCAGGCGGCCGGATCGTCTTCGACTCCGCGGCGGCACAGGCCAGCCTCAGCCGGGACGAGCCCTGCATCCTCGTCCGGCGCGAAACCTCTCCGGACGACGTTCGCGGGATGCATGCCTCCGATGCCGTGCTGACCGAACGCGGCGGCTCCACCAGCCATGCGGCGGTGATCGCGCGCGGCCTCGGCCTGCCCTGTGTGACCGGCGCCGTGGGCCTGAAGATCAGCTTCAAGAAGCGGCGCATCTTCCTGCCCGACGGCACCAGCCTGCGCGAGGGCGACGAGTTGACCATCGACGGCTCCTCGGGCGAGGTGCTGGCCGGGATCGTGCCCACGCATGAACCGGCGCTCGACGGCGCGTTCGGCGACCTGATGGCCTGGTCGGACGCGGTTCGCGACATCGGCGTGCGGGCCAATGCGGACACGGTCGCGGACGCCACGCTGTCGCGGACCTTCGGCGTCGACGGCATCGGCCTGTGCCGGACGGAGCACATGTTCTTCGACAGCGGCCGCCTGACCGTGATGCGCGAGATGATCTTCGCCGAAAGCGCCCCCGACCGGGCCGCGGCCCTCGAACGCCTGCTCCCGATGCAGCGCGACGACTTCACCGAGCTGTTCCGCCTGATGTCGGGCCTGCCGGTCTGCATCCGTCTGCTGGATCCGCCGCTGCACGAGTTCCTGCCGCAGGAATCCCACGGGATCCAGGCCCTGGCCGAGGCGCTGGATCGACCGCTGTCGGAGGTGCGATCCCGGATCGCGGCGATGCAGGAATACAATCCCATGCTGGGGATGCGCGGCGTCCGTCTGGGGATCGCCCTGCCCGAGATCTACGAGATGCAGGCCCGCGCAATCTTCGAGGCCGCAGTGGCCGCGCTGGCCTCGGGGCATGAGATCACGCCCGAGATCATGATCCCGCTGGTTACCGCGCGTCGCGAGGTGGAGCTGGTGAAGCGCCGGATCGACGCCGTCGCCACCGCCGTCCGCCAGGAAACCGGCACCGAGTTCGAATACCGCCTGGGCGTCATGGTCGAAACGCCCCGGGCCGCCCTGCGCGCGGGCGAGATCGCCGAGATGGCGGCCTTCCTCAGCTTCGGGACCAACGACCTGACGCAGATGACCTATGGTCTGTCGCGCGACGATGCCGGCCGTTTCATGTCGGCCTATGTCAACGAGGGGGTCTATCCCGAGGATCCGTTCGGAACGCTGGACGTGGACGGCGTGGGCGAGTTGCTCCTGCTTGGCGCCTCACGGGGTCGGACCGCGCGCCCGGACGTGACGCTTGCGCTGTGCGGCGAACATGGCGGTAACCCCGAATCGATCAGCTTCTGCCGTCTGGCCGGTTTCGATTACGTGAGTTGCTCGCCGTTTCGGGTGCCCGTTGCCAAGCTCGCCGCCGCGCAGGCCACGTTGTTGGCGCAGGCCCAAACGGAGGCAGGGCGCGGCGAAGTGGCGGATTGA